The nucleotide window GTGGATGTTGTCTTTTTGAACTCAATCAGACctatttgatttttgttttccctcttggGTGATCATCTGATGTATCAAAGGCAAAATGTACCAGAATTACATTAACATATTTCAGAGCCAGATGTCTTTGAGACACATTCCAGATGTTGAAAAGATAAACCAACTCTTGTGTCTGTGGGGTGACTCTATGGATGTCTGTAATAAGCTCTGCCAGGAACGCTGCTTCGCCACATCGAAGAGATTCAAAGCATTCAGTCActttaattattcattatttattcaatttattgGTCTATTAGCAAACAGTGTCAGCATTGGTTACTTGTTTGGCATGTAATCACTTTTAATGTACAATATGAAAAATGCACCCATAGCTTTCCCTTAGAGTTGATgaatatattttgaatttcaATGTTAAAATTAGCGTTGTAGGAGAAGAAATGAGCTAATGATCATTAATAATTATCATGGCGTCGCTTTGAGGTTATTGTTAGTCAGCAGATGATGTCAGTGCATAACCATCATAACCCATTCATACGTGTATCTGTGGCGGATGATGGAGAGACATTAGTTATTTAGCACAGGTTTTTCTTCTGGATTAAAAAATAGCCGACCACCATTTGTTCCAAGAAAATGTGAGCAAAGTCTCTTTAATATCCTCTAGATATGTGTAATTAAGTGTCAAAGGTTCATACTTCAGTCTCTCCTTCAAGGCATTTGTAAGAAgactttaaagactttaaaaaacttttttggaTGCAAACCCCACCACAACCCCCAAGTGCTTTATTTGAGGTACACGGCTGCTTCGAAAATAGGACACATCCTTTCAAAAGCCCTTCTTCAACAAAGGCTTTTTGATGTTATGAAACCCTGGAAACCAAATGATTTTTTATGAGGTCAAACACTCAGGACTTTGGGTCACGTACCAAAGAGAAATGGGTCAGATCCTCTTACAAATGAAGTAGTGTTCCACTGGAGATGTGATTTAAGTACTGCTCCTTTTGGGCAGATGCCGGGGCACTCACACGGCACTTGACAAATCCGTTGTGGGGGGATAAAAATGTCACTTCTAGGCAGAGCAGTGTGGCAGATATCACTGCCCCgccaccccacccctccaccccacgCAAACCAACATCCAGCCACCTAGCATAACTGAAATAGATGGTGCTGTGGGCTTTGGAACCGACGGGGTAGAACACAGAGAATGCGGCGTATTGTCCGTGCCGGAGCAGAAGACAATGCCGGCCTTCATTGCCTTGTGTCCATTGTGCTTGAGGTTTCTTGGGCTTGGCTGAAGAAGAGAAAGGTCTTCATTCAGTcagccggtggggggggggcttcaaacCTGCCACTGTCATGGCGTCTCCTCTCTGCACCCCGATGTTGCGTTGCCCTCGGATCTGATTGATGCGGCGTTGTGTCAGTCAGCCGGCTCCTTTAGTTCCTCACCTCTccgtcaggttttttttttttttttggcctttaGGTCTCAAAATAGGAGAAACGGAGAAGAGTGGAATTGCAACATCTCCCCACATCCCTTCCTCTGTGGCACAACAAACGACACCCAACGCCGTGTAGCTGTGCCCCAGAATAATTTAGGGGTGATGTCATTCCGCCGTTAAAAAGGGGCCGCGCTGAGTTGggcttcttctcttcttctcctgaaTGCTCCAGTCAAAGGAACCAGAGAAAGCctcaaagggggaaaaaaagaatctttTCCACGTTTTATCTTTTGAGGAAGTGTCTCAAAAAGTCGTGACAGGCTTGTTAaagcagcctccccccccccccccccccccgctctcccgcCAGCATCCAGCTTCAGTGTCTATTCAGAGGCCCGTCTGCTGCACCGCAAAGCGACAAAGTGATGGAAACGCAGGATTCAGCTCGGCCCGCACACATTAAGGTTTCTAACAAGCGCGGGAATTCTGAAAAGGTCGTGTGGACAATTCTCCTGCCGCTGCTCCAGTTACCAGTTTAGGTTTTTGATGAGAAAAGAAGTCAAACAAATAGTGTCCTTTCAACCAGGAGACCGTGTgaaaaaatatgtacattttgaCTTGTGGGTCAGTTATTTTAACCTGAACTGAATTGAATCCTgcaaagtttattttgaaaagagcaTACGTGTGTAACTTGGGGGAATGGAAACGGATGGCTGGGTATTGTAGAAAACACAATGAGATGAAGAGTCACCTTTACTGAGATCTCACACAATAAAGGCTGTGTGAGGTGAAGGTAAAGGAGATGTGAGAGTTGTTGTTCAAGCTTCTCTCACTGACCTGCTAagtcaccaacacacacacacacacacacacacacacacacacacacacacaccaaaaattGGGTATTTACAGATGTTTTTCTAAGGAGACACAAACCTCAAGGACGCACAAAACACTTTGGAAGGTTGACTTCTGTTTGTTTAGAaaactttctctctcactgaAATACTCTGTTATCTGCTCTCATTCGGCTCTGGAAGAACGCCGACCTCGGCGCGGGAGCGTCCGATGAATACGTGCCGTATGGGACGGATTAGCACATCGAACCTGTTTGACCGACAACGAGCTGTGTGCTGCGTAGTTGCGAGCGCTttgtgaatctgtgtgtgtgtgtgtgtgtgtgtccctgcaggttGTGCAGTCTGACTCTGAAGAAGCTGGTCGTGGTGAGAGAACTTGATAAAGAGCTGATCTCTGCGGCCATAGCGGTTAAAATCCAGgtatatgacacacacacacacacacacacacacacacaggtgtgcacAAACCAACAGAAGATCTCATGACTCCTCTGACCTTTTAAATCTCAGTCTCTACTATAGTGCAGAAAAAAGGCCATACtagtttatattttgttgttgttattttaaatcCACACTTTGTTGCATGTAACTTGTTAGAATATATTGAACACTAAAGACAGTAACATATTTTAATATGGTCTCATGCCACCGTAGCCCGACTTTGATGATCATCAAACCCGTTGATGACCAGAAAATAGGACAAATGCAGGAAATATGTACTGTGACATAGTTTGCTCAGCGATAGTTTAACGTCACCGTGAAGCACATTGCAtaacatttgacacatgttttcattcatgCAAATGCAGCACATGCAGCTTTCTGCACATGCAGCTTTCAGTGTTTCTTTGCAAAGGATGCAGCTGGCTAaaatttacaacaacaacaaaaaaaatcccttaaCCCGACATTGAAAGGATTCagggaaaaaactaaaacaaaaccaaagcgTCATAGGGAAAACACCATTTTATTCAACGTTTTTATTGTTCTACTCACAAAGGGATTAAGTGaaaaatttaatttttaaaattcGTATTAAAAATGTTGTATGCATGTCTGCTTATCTCACACATGACAAGATGAATACAATTACTCCAGAATTTCCAGTTTATTCTCATATATTCCTGTTAATTCCAGTGGAAACTTTAGAATATTTTCTGAATTTTGCAACCCGCTGCATTAAACCCCTTGCATGTGTTGTACAGGGCTCCAAACGGATCTTGCGCTCCCACGAGATCGTGCTGCCACCCAGTGGCTCCGTGGAGACCGATCTGGCTCTCACCTTTTCACTGCAGGTAGAACAACAAAATCACCATGCTGATGTTTGGtatatttgaatgtatttcCTCATTCAGGTGAGCGCTTACAGAGTTAAGTGTGGCTTGAGTTTTATGATCATTGTTGCCGTGGAAATCCCTCAAACTTGCACATCCGTAAGATGTGGTGCTCTCTTTTGTATTTTGCAGATGCATCTcgttttgtgtgtgcacataggACTCAGTGTTAAAAGATATGGGGTAATACTCTAGATATTGCTTCCTGTCAACAAATCCACTAAAAagatcaaaacaaacaagctgTCAGTCACTGTGCCAACGGCTCACGACTCCTCCGGCATTCGCCGTTTCCACTGAAGACGAGTGACAAATTAATACTAATAGAATAGAAGCATGTCATTTTCTCGAATGGCAGGGGACAGCGGTTCTCTCTGACCTCCCCTCAGTTCTCTTCTGGTTTCAAGTGGTTGTGGCCTTGTTTTACAAAGGTGACGTCACAGCTGCATTTAGGTTGTGTGCTCGTTTTCACTCAGTCAAACACAACGCACCAACAATCCCTCTTTTATTGCTCTTTAGTCTTAAATATTTTATGTACTCAAGAAATTCTTGTATTAAAAACCGAGGTTTCAGGGGCCGTAAGCAGCAGGAGTAAATTTAATACTCTGCTTAATATTTACTGCAGCAGTTTGTAAACATGGGATCAACCCCAAAATATCCTGCAGCATCTTAATGAAGAAACGTGTAGCAGCTAACCTAAGAGCATTTGGGCAAAATGGAGCAATAAGGGGAAGAAGAATAAAGTTTTAtgagtgtgcacgtgtgtgtgcgcgtgtgtgtgtgtgtgcgcctacGAGGGGAAATCAGTTGATGGGTTTTAGTCTTTTTATGGAATTTATTCACCTAATTTAAACTACCAGTTCAGTGATTTTCTCTGCCGGTTTCCTCTCCTTCAGTACCCTCACTTCTTAAAACGAGAAGGAAACAAGCTGCAGATCATGCTGCAAAGGCGGAAGAGATACAAGAACCGAACCATCCTGGGCTACAAGACTCTGGCAGTGGGATCAATCGACATGGCCGAGGTACAGTGCGGGCCGCGCTGCAGCAAACCGCCACCCATTATGGGGCTTGGAGACGGCGGGCAATGTGGTTTGTGTGGTCGGTGGAGGATAACGTGGTCTCTTCAGGCACACTTTGTGCCTTGAGGGGtctcaggagaggaggaggcacaGAGGTGCATCAGCTCCAACAGGCTGTCAGTCAACGTAATGAGAAAACGGTAGATGTTGAAGCTGTATGTTGACCTTAGGAGACATCTTCACCGGGGGGGATTGGCCGGGCCTCGTGTCCTCTTAACTCCTGCCTGTTTGAAAAGCTGCCTCGAGAAATTCCATTAGCACTTTAATTAATCTGGATGAATTGTACCTCTATCTGAGAAAGGCTTCAGATAATTTCACTCTCTCAGCGCAAACCTGCTTCTTTTCAAACTCTCCTTAAAGAAGTGAAGGAAACTCAGTGGTTCAGatgcttcctttccttccctgtGTTTTGATAACCAAGAATACATGAATACAAGTCTTCCTTCAGATGAATGTGAAAGGTTCAGTTCACACGCTGCTGATGCGCTCAGTGGAGATTATCAAGGTCACATTTCAGCGGCcgaggcacaaaaaaaaaaaaaaacacacgcaagAGCTGGAGCTGCTTTAGCACAAGAAAGAAATGGTTCTCATCTTTTTAAACTCAAGGTTACAAAGAGGCtttaacacaacaaacaatgtACAAAGCAAACAGCAAAAGGCCGACTTGGTCTGACGCGAGCAGAGAGACTCTGCTGAAGTGACCTGCAGCGTAGAGGATGACCTTTGTTCCAGAGAAGTGAAAAATCCCCCTAGACACCATTGAGCTGGAATAATAAAGACAcctggagggagaaaaacagttATAGATCATTTTACAAGATTGTCGACGTTTAAATTTGATTGTTCAACATGAGTGAAACCggtttttgactgttttctttgCCTCAGTAACTTGAATCACATTAAAGTTTTGTTCCATATCAAACTGATTTTGTTGAATTCAAAATTGAATGTCCGGGCCTGCGGCCCATGATGGTTAGGAGAGACATCTCATGCACGGCCCACGATCATAAAACATGCAACGTCAGCAGTGTCAACGTCTCCTTTGCATTTTGGGTATTAAGTAGTAAGGATTCCTCTGTCTCCCACCAGGTGATGCAGCACCCGACCGAGGGAGGCCAGGTTCTGCCTCTCTGCAGCAAccagaaggagctgctggggaAGGTGGCCGAGATCTGGATCGTTTCTCTGTCCAGTCAGCCAATAGACCACGAGGAGGCCGCCCTGCAGGGGGGACAGAAGATCAAATGCTCCGGTACACTATTTTTTAAAGCTCTGGTGGCCTGCAGTGTGCCGTACGCCATGTTCATGCACAGCCTGGCTGCGTGTGCAGTTTCACGAGGTCATTGAAGTATGAGGCGTCTCCTCGACGGCCGTCTTTTAAACTTCCCGCTTGTCCTCGTCTTCAGATAACTACTCGGAGGAGGAGTACGAGAGCTTCTCCTCCGAGCAGGAGGCCAGCGACGACGCCGTGCAGGTTCAGGTGAGTCCGCCTCAACGTCATTGAAGGTCGTGGCGCAAAGACATTCAAGTCTCCATCTTGGTCAAGTCGGCTGATAATAATCTGTTCTTGCATTATTTGCTGAGTAAAACTGTAAATAatgcattgttttattttgtaaaggcgGCTGGTTTTGAACTTAATGTGCGTTTTATCTGTCAGGATCTGGAGGATGACGAGTACGATGTGAGGAAGCCAAAGAAGCAGAGGAGGTCGATTGTGAGGACCCCCTCCATCACCAGAGTAAGGGACACGGCCCGGCTGTAAGATAAACAAACAATGCATGGAAGTGTTTAGTTTGAGCGTCCCTTGGGGACCCCTAGTTCCATGATGGTAAAACACGGGTTTGGGCTATTTCCTGGCAGGGGAAGTGACTACTCTGTGGAAGAGGTGTCGACTTGAGTTGGACACGAGCAAGACGTGATCCCCTCATTTTATGAATTCAGATTTGACTTGACCGTTAAATAAACTTTCTTACATTGATTCATTTGCAAGATCGAACACGCTTTAATGGCACCCTTCAAATAGGTCTTTGCAGAGTCCTTTATAGAGCTCAGCAAACCGGAGCAGGAGATAAAAGCCCCAAGTAGACGTGTGCATGATGTTGCTTGATTATTGATTTACAGGAGGGATCGATAGCCAGCACAAACTGCGAGTGCATCTACTGCCGGTAAAATGGAGGATGCCAGCGGCTCTTTTCCCTCCATCGAGTGCTGAGCATAAATCCTACCTGCTTCGCAGACTGACGGGCGGCCGTGTGTTTGCTCTCCTGTGTTTTAGCAGCAGAACTTTAAGCAGCGCGTGGTGGCTCTCCTCAAGCGCTTCAGAGTCTCAGATGAGGTGAGTGTTTCTCGTGTTGCCCGCGCTGTGGAGCTGCTGagctgccaaacatgccaatgtctgtctgtgtgtgtgtgtgtgcgtgtgaaggtGCTGGACTCGGAGCAGGACCCCGCAGAGCCGCCccccgaggtggaggaggaggacctggacctggacagCGTCGAGTTTGAGAACCCGAGTGACAGCGGCCCGGAGCTGGACGACGACGACAGCGTCCTCAGCACCCCAAAACCCAAACTCAAGTGAGTGGTTCCCCGCGTTGAGCAGCTCGGGACGGATCGGGCCAATGGGTTCTGTGCCAATGACATTTTGATGTCAATATCTTAAAGCGACTTTAAATGCATTTCCAGTGTTTCTTTTAGATTGTAATACTTTGTAAAAGCGACACTTTCTACCTCTTGGTTTAATCTATAAAGAGAAGATTGACTTTGAGTCCCCAGTGTGAGTAGAGCTCCATTATAAGCCGGATCTTTTAACTTTATTCAATTCCTTCTTATTTCATTAACCTTTTGGTCTTTCTGCCGAGAAAAGCTGCTTGAACGTTCCCTTCAGCCCAGATCCTTTCTTGTGTTTCAGGCCGTACTTCGAgggtctctccctctccagctctcAGACGGAGATCGGCAGCATCCACAGCAGCCGGAGCCACCGGGAGCCTCCGAGCCCGGTGAGCGACGGCACAGCCATCCTGCATGAGCTCAGCAGGGATTTCCTCCTTCATTTAGAACATGCAACTGGTTCATTTCACAGGATATCCCACTTCACTGAGTGAAGTCAGATTTTCATCACTCTGCAGGTTTAGACCAGTTCCAAAGGGAGTTTGCTTATGAGACTCTAGGGCTTCCGTTGAACTAATGATTCATCACAAGACGTCCAATGTGAAATCAAAGTTGCTGGGGCTCCATCAAAACCAGCTTGCGCTTATTATCCTCCTCACCTACTCATTCCAGATGGATCCGGATAAAACCAAGTGTGCTGGCGGCAAGTTTCCAGGCGACGGCGTGTCTGGTAACGTGTCCTTTGTGAGTATCAACTCTGCTCAGAAGGCCGTTTTGAGTGAATCGGGTTGCTAAGCAACAGATTGGCCTCATGTTTACTGCATGTCAGCttctgtcactcactcacacacttatCCTGTGTGTCGGCGTAATACAACCTCACGATATCTTGGTTGTTCTTTTAATTGTGAAAAGTAACATCATATCACACGCATGTATCTCCTTCTCACTCTATTTAACAATGGATGCCTCATGCGCCGTGCTGCTGgttttccctctttgtgttttctcaggAGCAGCCCGAGCCGGTGACTCCGACCACAgagctggagatggacaacatggACACGTTTCTAGAGCGACTACCGCCGAGTGGCAAAATGACCAAGACGGAGTCACTAATCCTTTCATCCAACAGGTAGAAATGCACAAACACCAGCAATCAATCGCTCTTTTAAACCAATGATGTACAACTCCAGGTGTTCTTGGGGAGCCATAAAGAAGAGCAGGATTACTGGGTCACTAGTGTCTATTCAAAGACAAAATCACtcctctttttcattcattgatgagtagatgtgtgtttttgcgtgTAATCATCTCATGATCAGATCAGGGTTTATGCTTTGAGTCGTTCACCGTTGCGTCCATCGCTCCTGCTCCTCGCGCTACAGTCTTCTGCCGTTCTCCGTCTCCAGGCAGGAACCAAAGTTGGCggggaggagaggcaggagcACGTCGCTGAAGGAGCGCCAGCCCAGCAGGCCGCAGAACGAGCGGGCCAACAGCCTGGACAACGAGCGCTCCCTGGACACGCGCTGCCACCTGCAGGTAGGAGGAGAGCGCTGCAGGCGAGTCCGCGGGACGTCCTTCAGATTCCTCTCTCGGAAACAACTCGGCCGCTTTTAAGTTTTTTGTTCACTTCTCCTTCACAATCTTCTCAAACGTGTTTTATGGGTCCTGATTTCAACCCTGCGTAGATTCCAAGAAAGACAGTGTACGACCAACTCAACCACATCCTGGTGTCCGACAACCACCTCCCCGACAGCATCATCCTCGTCAACACGTCGGACTGGCAGGGCCAGGTGAGGAACACCTGCACGAGGCGCTTTGGAAGGCTGCTTTTATCTTGACAAACATATGAACAACATCTaaactgaaataaatatattcctAAGCAACATCccataaaaatggaaaaactcATCTTTAATAGCCCACGTGTgattcttcctctcctcccgtcttAGTACCTCTCGGATATGCTGCAGAACCACCACCTCCCCGTGGTGTGCACCTGCACCACGGCCGACATCCAAGCTGCGTTCAACACTATCGTCTCCCGCATACAGAGATTGTGAGTCAACCTCTCACACGTCCGCTTGTCTTTCGCCATCATGCGTTCACGCGCATCTTCTCAGCGAAAGCTGTTGAACAAATGATTGTGAAACAGTACGCCgtctgtttcttttctctcctagTTGCAACTGTAACTCCCAGACGCCAATTCCCATAAAGATCGCGGTGGCCGGCGCGCAGCACTACCTCAGTGCTGTTCTGAGGCTTTTTGTGGACCACCTTTCCCATAAGACCCCCGACTGGCTGGGCTACATGAGGTTCCTGATCATCCCTCTGGGTTAGTAACAGCAGTAATGCTgctacttgttgttgttgttgtatctaAATGTGCTTCATTTGTTCAAACATGAGCGCAAGGTTGTAATTGATGAGGTAATGGTGGCGACTTCTGGTTGTCTTTCTAGCTGTATTAGTGCGTCCCGAAATAATGTAACACTGTCTAACTGTTTGTCTTTGGTTTAGGTGCACATCCAGTCTCCAAATATCTCGGCACTATTGACTATCGATACAACAGTTTGTTCCAAGACGCTGCTTGGCGGGACCTGTTTCACAAGCCAGAGGCTCCGGTTATTGGTGGGCGCTCTGCTTACTCACCTTTCTAACTAGTACACGTTTTAATATAGGGTCTAAAAGGAGCCGTGTGTGGAATTTAGTGGCATCTAGCGGTGAGGTGGCAGATAGAGAACTAAGCCGGCTCTTATAATGTTCGTTGAGTATATTATGGTCCCATTCTGAGTTTAATGGGccataaatacacattaacaggGTGCCAAGAAACAAGATGGCCTAAAAGACTAAATAAAGACTTCAAAACCAATGGTTGGCATCTCAACGACTACAAACCTTTCTTGTATACAGTGTTTGGTAAAAAATGCTAAAGGGAGGGGCAACAAGGTGAAGCACACTGGCTCCTTATGTTAGAGATGAACGCCTCACTAACACAACAGTGGTTAGTTTCAGGGGATTAAACGGAAGAAAACGATTTCTGCCCAAATCCTGCACACGATTCCTCTAAGACATCACCAACAATTGTGTATTTTGAATAAGGTATTTGAACATTGGGAGATGTGTTGATGTTGACACTCAGCGCTAGATGATTAATTGGTCCTGTGCAGCCCAGCAGAACCCAGACGTGGTGTCCAGGGTGACTCAGTACATGGTGGGAGCCAACGGAGCCCACCAGCTTCCCATCGCGGAGGCCATGCTCACCTACAAACAGAAGAGGTGTGTTTTCATCCCTCGCTTGCTCACGTTTTACACCGAGCCGTAGTTTTTGTGAGCTACAGGGAAAGACTTGTCCCACAGGAAATGCTCCTAACGCAGAGCTTTCAGCAGTttttcaaaagggggaatgagTTTAGCTGTTGCAAACCTGATATGTTAACTGGctttacaaaatacattttatacttttttttctttagaattTTATAAAATGCATGCATAAGTCAAGAAAATCTCTCCATGTTGGCTTGATCAGCAGGATCTGAATTGTGTTGCGTTTGGACCGGATGTGACCGGCCTGTGCTTGTCGCCAGTGGCAACAGAATATACAACTGAAACAACGCAATATTCTGTTTGTTCAAACCCCTTTTGAGAAAGTTAAATTTGTGTTGTAAAGTTTATGTGTGAGTGGCGGTGTgtgtcttttaaaaacattgctgtctctccatcactgtgtgtgtctgtgtgaataacttgttttttgaaaatattttgttgtactttttcttttctttctttgaaggaaaaagagctttcattttgattttgcaGTAAGGTATTGTGGTCGCTTGAGTTTCTCTTGTAGCCTGGTGATTAGTGTGCTCTCGGTTTGTTTTTCCCTTCTTCTCTTGGAACTTGCCACTTTAACAGCTCTCTCCAGGGCACAGCGCACCGTTGTAAATAACATACGCACACAGTTTGAGATTTTTACAACCAACTAAAACTGCATAGGGTTaagtttttacttttaaacaacTCTGTCCCTTTAGTCCAGGCGGAATTGTGTAAGGCTCATCAATATATTGTgttaaatgaataaagaaaacataCGTTAGTCAGTGGGATATTGTTTAAATACATGAAAATAAGATAAAAGTCAATCGCTAAACTTCTAGATAATCCGCGTTGACGTCTGTAGAAATCCGGTATCAATGTAGATCGTATACATCTGGCTGACAAAACTTAACTGCTGATTTAAATGATATTTTCCTATTTTTCTGCAACGCTACAAGTAGCAGCTAAGGATGACGTGTCCGTCCAAAGGTATCAAAACGTTTCAAAAGTCCCTCGATAAAtgaattaatagtttttgtGTGAAGATGACGCAGTTTGGAGCCGAGCTAGGTGTTTCCCTTTGCTcacagtctttatgctaagctaagctaatcagctGCAGCTTTGCATTCTCCATA belongs to Gasterosteus aculeatus chromosome 15, fGasAcu3.hap1.1, whole genome shotgun sequence and includes:
- the pacs2 gene encoding phosphofurin acidic cluster sorting protein 2 isoform X2, encoding MAERSGRLSFPGSGALNRPVPMNLFATWEIDGSSPNCIPRLCSLTLKKLVVVRELDKELISAAIAVKIQGSKRILRSHEIVLPPSGSVETDLALTFSLQYPHFLKREGNKLQIMLQRRKRYKNRTILGYKTLAVGSIDMAEVMQHPTEGGQVLPLCSNQKELLGKVAEIWIVSLSSQPIDHEEAALQGGQKIKCSDNYSEEEYESFSSEQEASDDAVQVQDLEDDEYDVRKPKKQRRSIVRTPSITRQQNFKQRVVALLKRFRVSDEVLDSEQDPAEPPPEVEEEDLDLDSVEFENPSDSGPELDDDDSVLSTPKPKLKPYFEGLSLSSSQTEIGSIHSSRSHREPPSPMDPDKTKCAGGKFPGDGVSGNVSFEQPEPVTPTTELEMDNMDTFLERLPPSGKMTKTESLILSSNRQEPKLAGRRGRSTSLKERQPSRPQNERANSLDNERSLDTRCHLQIPRKTVYDQLNHILVSDNHLPDSIILVNTSDWQGQYLSDMLQNHHLPVVCTCTTADIQAAFNTIVSRIQRFCNCNSQTPIPIKIAVAGAQHYLSAVLRLFVDHLSHKTPDWLGYMRFLIIPLGAHPVSKYLGTIDYRYNSLFQDAAWRDLFHKPEAPVIAQQNPDVVSRVTQYMVGANGAHQLPIAEAMLTYKQKRKKSFHFDFAVSPDEDSCQKFIPFIGMVKVGLVEQTSATSDSDDAAPLASSLLSSTPPQVSPALKEASPTPPSSPSVTTSLCAYSSVGQGELMGLQVDYWAAPTERKKDMEKRDSSSKNTLKCNFRSLQVSRLPLGGTEPSPQPTMSMTVVTKEKNKKVMFLPKKSKDKEVESKSQVIEGISRLICTAKHQQTMLRVLIDGVEWNDVKFFQLAAQWSSHVKHFPIGIFGHTTSPY
- the pacs2 gene encoding phosphofurin acidic cluster sorting protein 2 isoform X6, with the protein product MLQRRKRYKNRTILGYKTLAVGSIDMAEVMQHPTEGGQVLPLCSNQKELLGKVAEIWIVSLSSQPIDHEEAALQGGQKIKCSDNYSEEEYESFSSEQEASDDAVQVQDLEDDEYDVRKPKKQRRSIVRTPSITRQQNFKQRVVALLKRFRVSDEVLDSEQDPAEPPPEVEEEDLDLDSVEFENPSDSGPELDDDDSVLSTPKPKLKPYFEGLSLSSSQTEIGSIHSSRSHREPPSPMDPDKTKCAGGKFPGDGVSGNVSFEQPEPVTPTTELEMDNMDTFLERLPPSGKMTKTESLILSSNRQEPKLAGRRGRSTSLKERQPSRPQNERANSLDNERSLDTRCHLQIPRKTVYDQLNHILVSDNHLPDSIILVNTSDWQGQYLSDMLQNHHLPVVCTCTTADIQAAFNTIVSRIQRFCNCNSQTPIPIKIAVAGAQHYLSAVLRLFVDHLSHKTPDWLGYMRFLIIPLGAHPVSKYLGTIDYRYNSLFQDAAWRDLFHKPEAPVIAQQNPDVVSRVTQYMVGANGAHQLPIAEAMLTYKQKRKKSFHFDFAVSPDEDSCQKFIPFIGMVKVGLVEQTSATSGDSDDAAPLASSLLSSTPPQVSPALKEASPTPPSSPSVTTSLCAYSSVGQGELMGLQVDYWAAPTERKKDMEKRDSSSKNTLKCNFRSLQVSRLPLGGTEPSPQPTMSMTVVTKEKNKKVMFLPKKSKDKEVESKSQVIEGISRLICTAKHQQTMLRVLIDGVEWNDVKFFQLAAQWSSHVKHFPIGIFGHTTSPY